Proteins co-encoded in one Fusarium musae strain F31 chromosome 3, whole genome shotgun sequence genomic window:
- a CDS encoding hypothetical protein (EggNog:ENOG41), whose product MVVVILGLAAEMIGDRTAAENHAAGMARIVDLRGGLEMLRFDNPRLPAKVCRVDIGLALRFGCKPVFFNKDISWNPYLSSQNLLRHKKKYPDASHDMKAFLKNLDPRLSNVWRDFEEFAKLSNIASQTGRKLQPNIFSEAMVSILYRLLALSPESASENAFRLGMMTFAASIFFRWRDMKQRQAYLDGSFRDALMELKKATTQLPTAVFLWLLVVWRISSVQIGCDEAIDEWFLEVMDGLGICAWPELHVALKSVLWIDCLFDAPSKRILMPILEEAAEKGTKADPWVAGQQNLVSS is encoded by the exons ATGGTAGTCGTTATTCTGGGTCTGGCAGCTGAGATGATAGGTGATCGGACAGCGGCTGAGAATCATGCTGCTGGGATGGCGAGGATAGTGGATTTAAGGGGTGGACttgagatgttgaggttTGATAATCCCAGATTACCAGCCAAAGTTTGCAG AGTCGATATTGGTCTAGCCCTTCGCTTCGGCTGCAAGCCTGTATTCTTCAACAAAGACATATCCTGGAATCCATATCTTTCAAGCCAAAATTTACTCCGTCATAAAAAGAAGTATCCGGATGCGAGCCACGATATGAAAGCCTTTTTGAAAAATCTTGATCCTAGGTTATCAAACGTGTGGAGAGATTTCGAAGAGTTCGCAAAGCTCAGCAACATCGCCAGCCAAACTGGTCGAAAACTTCAACCCAACATCTTTAGCGAAGCCATGGTGTCGATTCTTTACCGACTACTCGCTCTGTCTCCAGAATCAGCTTCAGAAAACGCTTTTCGACTTGGAATGATGACGTTCGCTGCAAGTATCTTCTTCAGATGGAGAGATATGAAGCAAAGACAAGCATATCTGGATGGGTCCTTCAGGGACGCGTTAatggagttgaagaaggctaCAACTCAGCTGCCCACTGCTGTTTTTCTGTGGCTTCTGGTGGTTTGGAGAATAAGTTCTGTACAAATTGGTTGTGATGAAGCCATTGACGAGTGGTTCTTAGAAGTCATGGATGGCTTGGGGATATGTGCATGGCCAGAACTGCATGTGGCATTGAAGTCTGTTCTCTGGATCGATTGCTTGTTCGATGCACCAAGCAAACGAATTCTTATGCCTATTCtggaggaggctgctgaaAAAGGGACGAAGGCTGATCCATGGGTTGCTGGTCAACAAAATCTCGTGTCCTCTTAG